In Plasmodium gaboni strain SY75 chromosome 8, whole genome shotgun sequence, the sequence AGTAAACTTAAAGAGTATACAAGTGATCTCCTTATAAAATACCAGTACgaaacatatataaatataagaaaaCATGGTTATCTTTACGAAGCAATTGAAGCCAGAATTGATgctaaaaataaaataaaggaatatttctatgataatgatgaaaatgttatgaataatttaaGAAGATATGTTATGGAAAATATgcataaatataacatctcgatatatatagatgacgatattttttttgatgaTTGTGgtaaaaatgaagaatttttaaatgatagATGTAATATATGCCCTGTTTATGAAGAATCAAATGAAGATGACCAAGTATCTTTATCGTCAAATAATAAGGATACAACAAGTGTAAAAAGTAAAACAACGACATATAttgattataaaaatttgCCTCAAGATGTTTTATCAGAATTATCGGAAGAAGAAAATAGTGATGACGATATGAATTTAACTGACGACGCATTGATGATTACAAGATTACCTagaaatgaataatatatatatttttattaggtataagtaataatttattttattttactttttttttttttttttgaaatttatatggtttattttgttatgtgtaataaatataatatataaatactatttcttcattgtataataaaatacataaaaatatattatttcatatCATATTAAAATGTCTTATGTGTGTCTATATATATTGCGTTTagataaaattaatttatatttatgattCATTAGGTTTTTctcattttataaatttatatgtaaatgTGTAATTAATTTTTCCATTATTTTACCATACATGAGtattaattataatcatatatatatgtttctttttattatttaattttattataatgttttcatttgtttctttttattatttaattttttttttttttttattataatgttttcataataaatataatatataaatactatttcttcattttataatacaatacataaaaatatattatttcatatCATATTAAAATGTCTTATGTGTgtctatatatatatatatttttaaattaaataaataacatatatgagctaataatataaatacttatatataaaatgttatatattaagtaataaaaattattgggtaacaaaattttatatataatgttttCCTGGAAGaaatgaattaaaatttatatgattgctaaatatatttcaatgtatagaatatttttatattttggaaaaaagagaaaatgaattttgttctttattatatctataatgtattcattttttaattgtataatttattaaaaagaaaaggaaattattagaaaaattataacatgaagaaaaacaaaaaataaaaaataaaagaaatatacttatataaatttctaatataaagagaattatcaataataatatatactataATAAGTTTCTTagaatttataaaattaaatatatatgaaagaaaaaaaaaatttaatatcATAATTGGAAACATCATGGAGTATcttactttttatttatgcAAGGATTTANNNNNNNNNNNNNNNNNNNNNNNNNNNNNNNNNNNNNNNNNNNNNNNNNNNNNNNNNNNNNNNNNNNNNNNNNNNNNNNNNNNNNNNNNNNNNNNNNNNNtatatatatatatatattgtaaaatttttatggtttattttcttatttcttgtaaatattatatatgaatataatttcttcattgttttatataattaataaaaatatatgatttcctgctatattaaaatgttttgtgtttgtttatatatttgtataatattttgtttacataaaaatagtttctttatatttagGATTCATTGtatttttctaattttttgaatttatatgtaaatgcgtaattaattttttacattattttacaaaataCGCGTATAAAATTACTGcacttatatatatatttttcttttaatgttttatttttgtaaatacgtaattaattttttacattattttaCCAAATATGCGTATAAAATTACTGcacttatatatatatatatttttttttttttcttttaatgttttatttttttagtataattttaaaatttttttctttattttgattttatatataatgtaattaattttttacattattttacaaaatatgCGTATAAAATTACTgtacttatatatatatatatttcttttaatgttttatttttttagtataattttaaaatttttttctttattttgattttatatataattaaactatttttttttatatgatttaattatttcatattaatgttttatttttttagtataattttaaaatttttttctttattttgattttatatataattaaactattttttttttatatgatttaattatttcatatatatatatatatatatatatatatatatatattttaaaattaagtaaatataaacCTATAATAGCtactaatatatatatattaagtaataaatgatatggcataataaattttatttatgtttttgttgaagaaaagaattaaaatttatatgttttcgaaaatatatttcaatgtgtataatatatttacgttttggaaaaaagaaaagtaaattttgattatttattatatctgGAAGgttttcatttttttaaatatatgatatatgaaaaagaagagaaatttataagaaaaattataaacttcacaaaaaaagaaaaatgatATGACATATgcttatatatattatagtaCAAAGAGAATTAttaagaatattatatagtaGCCTataatactttttttaaaatttataaaatttatatatatgtgaaagacaaaaaaaatgtaatataataataggCAACATCATTGGGaatatttcctttttatttattctaTAATTTGAActcataatatatatatatatatatatataaataaatatataatcattattttattttatatatgaaatagAATAGTGCGTTTgcatataatttaaaatattttcttaaaaattaaatttttttttatatttgttttaatttttcttttttttttttctttacatatataaatgctaaattaagaatttttttgaagatatttttatttgaatgTGCGAATTTATTAGTTTGAAAGAATATCCAATAAACTAATTTCATGAATGTTCTtatgaatttttattatgataaaaaaaaaggaaagaaaaaaacaggaaaatatataaataaaagaatgaaaaaaaatataattttcttttactTAGAGAAACAACAAATAATTactacatatatatatgttacaatacatacatacacACTTAAGTACATACAAgtataaatacaaatatagtgaaaaaaaatataattttcttttactTAGAGAAACAACAAATAATTactacatatatatatgttacaatacatacatacacACTTAAGTACATACAAgtataaatacaaatatagataaatatatatatatatatatatattaataaataaataattaaatcATTAAAGGTTAAGacacaaaaataaaaaatgaataatttttatacaaattttttgtaaataaattatttcttgaatatatgtatgattaaattgtttttattaaagacatatttataagtaaaatataaaacttttatatttttccaaaaaaaattaaattacATACAAATATCAATATAGACAATTTAGAATTATAAATGagt encodes:
- a CDS encoding cytoadherence linked asexual protein 8 (part of same gene as PGSY75_0831600A~gap found within coding sequence), with the translated sequence RKFLPITTHYLILRIQGNLSLGSENFYKLFIKWNNLSPTYLYFNTFTNLYLDSGKYFPGGFSNSLREQSRHVSNKGSPKKPVVHGFTQNVFLQFTSVITYALCFFGISEFYAYFENVHYYITSNVRFLERYYSVFNKYFINRFKSKLKEYTSDLLIKYQYETYINIRKHGYLYEAIEARIDAKNKIKEYFYDNDENVMNNLRRYVMENMHKYNISIYIDDDIFFDDCGKNEEFLNDRCNICPVYEESNEDDQVSLSSNNKDTTSVKSKTTTYIDYKNLPQDVLSELSEEENSDDDMNLTDDALMITRLPRNE